One Aureibacillus halotolerans DNA segment encodes these proteins:
- a CDS encoding SDR family oxidoreductase, producing the protein MNKVVVITGSTRGIGYGLAASFLDKGCHVVVNGRNSMSLEKAVKVLQEMYGEGRVIGLRCDVTVESELKRLWDRAIMEWDKVDLWVNNAGMTNPPIRTWEQATQDIQEVLQTNVLGTIIGSHIALNGMKTQGFGALYNVEGFGSDGRKMKDLTIYGTTKAAIRYFTEALAKEAENLPLIIGSISPGMVVTELMTGVYEVGSEKEAQMKRALNLLGDRVETVTPWLVKNMLSNQTSGKRIQWLTRRKILARVLLGKLRKRQVLTS; encoded by the coding sequence ATGAATAAGGTCGTGGTCATAACCGGCAGTACGCGAGGAATTGGATATGGACTTGCTGCCTCGTTCTTAGATAAAGGCTGTCACGTCGTTGTGAATGGTCGGAATTCGATGTCCCTAGAAAAGGCAGTTAAAGTACTTCAAGAAATGTATGGGGAAGGGCGAGTCATTGGTCTTCGGTGTGATGTGACTGTTGAAAGTGAGCTCAAACGCCTTTGGGATCGTGCGATTATGGAGTGGGATAAAGTTGATCTTTGGGTTAACAATGCGGGGATGACCAACCCACCAATACGAACATGGGAGCAAGCGACGCAGGATATACAAGAGGTGCTGCAAACAAATGTATTGGGGACAATTATTGGCTCTCATATTGCTTTAAATGGGATGAAGACGCAGGGTTTCGGTGCGCTCTATAACGTCGAAGGCTTTGGGAGTGACGGCCGTAAAATGAAGGACTTAACGATCTACGGGACGACGAAAGCAGCCATTCGCTATTTTACTGAGGCATTGGCAAAAGAAGCGGAGAATCTGCCTTTGATTATTGGAAGTATTTCTCCGGGAATGGTCGTGACGGAGCTGATGACTGGGGTTTATGAAGTGGGTTCAGAAAAAGAAGCGCAAATGAAACGTGCTTTAAATTTGCTTGGTGATCGTGTGGAAACCGTGACCCCGTGGCTCGTTAAAAACATGCTTAGCAATCAAACGTCGGGGAAGCGAATTCAGTGGCTGACGCGTCGCAAAATTCTTGCTAGAGTGCTGCTTGGGAAACTACGTAAGCGTCAAGTGTTGACATCATAA
- a CDS encoding methyltransferase domain-containing protein, producing MTFDYIDYWERNYKDGGTSGSGSYGVLADFKAEVVNTFIKDYNVQKVVEFGCGDGHQLQKMNYQHYLGLDVASSAIQRCASLFKDDPTKSFMLYKPGAFSNQGFFQADMTVCLDVLYHITDDHDFEMTLKDIFACSGDLVVLYTKLTDGTEEEVVPTIRDRDILAHLRSHSSFTILEIIPQRFKDQSSADFIILQRKE from the coding sequence ATGACCTTCGATTACATCGATTATTGGGAGCGTAACTACAAGGATGGCGGAACATCAGGAAGTGGTTCTTACGGGGTACTGGCAGATTTTAAAGCGGAAGTCGTGAATACATTCATCAAAGACTATAATGTCCAGAAGGTAGTTGAATTTGGTTGCGGAGATGGGCATCAGCTACAAAAAATGAACTATCAGCACTATTTAGGTCTTGATGTGGCATCGTCTGCCATACAACGCTGTGCAAGCCTGTTTAAAGATGACCCAACGAAAAGCTTTATGCTGTATAAACCTGGCGCTTTCTCTAATCAAGGGTTTTTCCAAGCGGATATGACCGTCTGCCTTGATGTTTTGTATCATATTACGGACGATCATGATTTTGAGATGACGTTAAAGGACATTTTTGCTTGTTCAGGGGATCTTGTCGTCCTTTATACCAAGTTAACGGATGGCACAGAGGAAGAAGTTGTGCCAACAATAAGGGATCGCGACATCCTGGCACATTTGCGAAGCCATTCCTCCTTTACTATTTTGGAGATCATACCTCAGCGGTTTAAAGATCAGAGTTCTGCCGACTTTATCATTCTTCAACGAAAAGAGTAA
- a CDS encoding creatininase family protein, with product MEFQYETSATIKTKIQERPVAILPVGAVEAHGAHLPLATDNILADQMSKKLAEKSPAMVLPTLPFGQVWSLKDFPGSLTVSNESLISMLVDIGESLYRQGFKMFVMMNGHLGNAVALKEAARVLYDKHPTLKVFYFFYPGMKETVPQIRESISPHSNYFHACEIETSYMLYLAKEFVDMNKAIDDMPTIPDTADVTPTPWQDFTTTAVLGDATLATEEKGRFVIEHSLDIMANLVAAALNEKEEN from the coding sequence ATGGAATTTCAGTATGAGACATCAGCGACGATCAAAACAAAAATACAAGAGCGTCCAGTTGCAATATTGCCAGTAGGCGCTGTAGAGGCCCATGGCGCTCACCTTCCACTCGCCACCGACAATATATTAGCGGATCAAATGTCCAAAAAACTTGCGGAAAAGAGCCCAGCGATGGTTCTCCCTACCCTTCCCTTTGGTCAGGTGTGGAGCCTAAAAGATTTCCCTGGAAGTCTCACAGTATCCAATGAATCGCTTATCTCCATGCTTGTCGATATAGGTGAAAGCTTATACCGACAAGGGTTCAAGATGTTTGTGATGATGAATGGTCACCTTGGCAATGCGGTCGCTTTGAAAGAAGCTGCCCGTGTACTGTATGACAAACATCCAACGCTTAAGGTCTTTTATTTCTTTTATCCAGGCATGAAAGAGACTGTCCCACAAATCAGAGAGTCTATTTCTCCGCACAGTAATTATTTTCATGCATGCGAAATCGAAACCTCCTATATGCTGTATCTCGCTAAGGAATTCGTCGATATGAACAAAGCCATTGATGACATGCCAACCATTCCCGACACAGCAGACGTCACCCCCACCCCTTGGCAGGACTTCACTACTACAGCTGTTTTAGGCGATGCTACACTAGCTACTGAGGAAAAAGGCCGATTTGTGATTGAACATTCATTAGACATAATGGCCAATTTAGTAGCGGCTGCCTTGAACGAGAAGGAGGAGAATTAA
- a CDS encoding ABC transporter ATP-binding protein gives MAKDPILSVKNLRVSFHTYAGEVQAVRGMDFDLREGETLAIVGESGSGKSVTTRAVMGLIPKPPGEIKDGEILYKGKNIINYKEKEMQKLRGKEISMIFQDPMSALNPTMKVGAQIVEGLKKHQKLTSSQAKERAIELLRLVGIPYPEKRIDQFPHQFSGGMRQRVVIAIALACDPKVLIADEPTTALDVTIQAQILELMNDLKEKLGTAIVLITHDLGVVANMADRVIVMYGGQVAETGTVDEIFYQPKHPYTWGLLSSMPNPNMKEEVLQAIPGSPPDLSDPPVGCPFAARCPYAMKVCVDHNPALEPISETQKAACWLNDERSPKVEPPERVLAGGGSTS, from the coding sequence TTGGCAAAGGACCCCATATTGTCTGTAAAAAATTTGCGCGTTTCGTTTCACACGTATGCTGGTGAGGTTCAAGCGGTTCGTGGGATGGATTTTGACCTCCGTGAAGGAGAAACGCTAGCGATCGTTGGAGAATCAGGTTCTGGGAAATCAGTGACAACACGTGCTGTGATGGGTTTAATCCCAAAACCTCCTGGTGAAATCAAAGATGGCGAAATTCTTTATAAAGGGAAAAACATCATCAACTATAAAGAAAAAGAAATGCAAAAGCTTCGTGGGAAAGAAATCTCAATGATTTTCCAAGACCCCATGTCAGCATTGAACCCAACAATGAAAGTCGGAGCACAAATTGTTGAAGGGTTGAAGAAGCATCAAAAGCTAACAAGTTCTCAAGCAAAAGAGAGAGCGATCGAGTTGCTTCGACTCGTCGGAATTCCGTATCCTGAAAAGCGGATTGATCAGTTTCCTCATCAATTCTCTGGAGGCATGCGACAACGTGTCGTCATTGCAATTGCACTGGCATGTGATCCGAAAGTATTGATCGCAGATGAGCCAACCACCGCCCTAGACGTGACAATACAAGCGCAAATTCTTGAGTTGATGAATGATTTAAAAGAAAAGCTAGGAACAGCCATTGTGTTGATTACGCATGATCTTGGTGTCGTGGCCAATATGGCGGATCGCGTTATTGTAATGTACGGAGGACAGGTTGCCGAAACCGGTACAGTTGATGAAATCTTTTATCAGCCAAAGCACCCGTATACGTGGGGATTGCTTTCTTCCATGCCAAACCCAAACATGAAGGAAGAAGTGCTTCAGGCGATTCCAGGCTCACCGCCTGATTTGTCTGATCCACCTGTGGGTTGCCCTTTTGCTGCTCGTTGTCCTTATGCGATGAAGGTGTGTGTGGACCATAACCCAGCACTCGAGCCTATTTCTGAAACCCAGAAAGCCGCATGCTGGTTAAATGATGAACGTTCACCAAAGGTAGAGCCCCCGGAACGAGTGTTGGCGGGAGGAGGATCAACATCATGA
- a CDS encoding STAS domain-containing protein gives MQLEPTTPLHLTGELLSTNKDHLIKQALASSFAGTLSSNTTILSDSLCPLEASFSHILDLMSSHLKGNTSEEKTLEELNDPDHPLWSNGEHLISILNTMPYLSQHLWELIDEHAECLQLTVPSVIQLNQTISLLLQQFVASCANNFIQHAHDNVLQFTAKLSDLSLPLIKITNSIGICPVIGEIDEQRASVLMEKALNFVKEQAIEQLIFDLSGVEHIDTLIAKYIFDTVNALELMGVHVVLTGLSTEIAMSTVQMGIQLNRLTVRQNLQQALLHLGITSA, from the coding sequence ATGCAATTAGAACCAACGACACCGCTTCATCTAACCGGGGAACTGCTTTCAACTAATAAAGACCATCTTATTAAACAGGCACTTGCTTCCTCTTTTGCCGGCACACTATCATCGAATACAACGATTCTATCAGACAGCCTCTGTCCACTGGAAGCCTCCTTTTCACACATTCTCGATTTGATGAGCAGTCATTTAAAGGGCAATACAAGTGAAGAGAAGACGTTAGAAGAACTAAACGATCCTGATCATCCCTTGTGGTCCAATGGAGAACATCTCATTTCTATCTTGAACACGATGCCTTATCTTAGTCAACACCTTTGGGAATTGATAGACGAGCATGCAGAATGTCTTCAATTGACCGTCCCTTCAGTGATCCAACTAAATCAAACCATCTCTCTTCTTTTACAACAATTTGTTGCGAGCTGTGCCAATAATTTTATCCAGCATGCCCATGACAACGTCCTGCAATTCACAGCAAAACTAAGTGACCTCTCACTGCCTCTAATAAAAATTACCAATTCGATTGGCATATGCCCAGTGATTGGAGAGATTGATGAGCAACGTGCTAGCGTCTTAATGGAAAAGGCGCTGAATTTTGTTAAAGAACAAGCCATTGAACAACTCATTTTTGACCTTTCAGGAGTAGAACACATCGACACACTCATCGCCAAATACATCTTTGATACCGTGAATGCACTTGAACTAATGGGAGTCCATGTCGTGCTCACTGGATTAAGCACCGAAATCGCCATGTCTACTGTTCAAATGGGCATTCAATTAAACCGTCTGACCGTCCGTCAGAATCTCCAACAAGCCTTGCTGCATTTAGGCATCACCTCTGCATAA
- a CDS encoding heavy metal translocating P-type ATPase codes for MWNDQVMKRVFQFGKHREVQLAVGCAVFLIVAVVLSSLQFAQLSVASYLIAYVFGGYFKAKEGIVETFQQRKINVELLMIIAALAAAWLGFWMEGALLLLIFAFSGALERIAEEKNQRSLTRLLKEAPSIAWKLTEAGWEDVSLRELQIGDTVRVKPGELVPVDGIVTYGASTVNEASLTGESLPVDKSSGANVYAGTMNHGGILHVETTTAPEDSLFQKMIETVREAQNEKPASQNVMERYEGLYVYGVLLLSFALAIVPPLAFGWAWEDALYKAMVLLVVASPCAVIASIMPATLSAMSASAREGVLFRGGDRLEQLSKVTSIVFDKTGTLTKGTPEVTQLWVANEERRKDILLNVATIESSANHPLADAIVDYIGETSLLHVETLETIPGRGVCAKLNGDKWWVGNEAFLEENGIEANKTLFKKWELEGRTLVYVGAQSSIQAVFALEDTLREEAASALLSLRAVGVVPVLLTGDHSRSAVAVANALGIKEVKANCLPEDKRAYIQAKQKEGETVLMVGDGINDAPALAQADIGVAMGSGTDVALEVSDLVLMKEDLERLATTIRRAKKTKRVIRQNLGFSAAVIASLIIFNLFLDLQLPLGVIGHEGSTLLVIFNGLRLLKGEVVAPRVWTKREECQGCPIRTLVAEG; via the coding sequence ATGTGGAATGATCAAGTGATGAAGCGTGTCTTCCAATTTGGAAAGCATCGTGAAGTGCAACTTGCAGTAGGGTGTGCTGTTTTCTTAATTGTCGCAGTCGTTTTGTCTAGCCTACAATTCGCGCAACTTTCCGTTGCAAGTTATTTAATCGCCTACGTGTTTGGAGGCTATTTTAAAGCGAAGGAAGGCATCGTGGAAACGTTCCAGCAACGAAAAATTAATGTTGAGCTATTAATGATTATTGCTGCACTGGCGGCTGCGTGGTTAGGTTTTTGGATGGAGGGCGCTTTATTGCTGCTGATTTTTGCCTTTAGCGGCGCGCTTGAACGAATAGCAGAAGAAAAAAATCAGCGCTCGCTAACACGTTTATTGAAAGAAGCTCCTTCTATCGCCTGGAAATTAACAGAGGCAGGTTGGGAGGATGTGTCTTTGCGTGAACTTCAGATCGGGGATACGGTTCGCGTTAAGCCTGGTGAGCTCGTTCCAGTCGATGGTATCGTAACGTACGGAGCGAGCACTGTGAACGAAGCGTCTTTAACAGGAGAATCTCTCCCAGTAGACAAATCGAGCGGTGCAAACGTTTATGCAGGGACAATGAATCACGGTGGGATCTTGCACGTTGAAACAACGACGGCACCTGAGGATTCTCTTTTTCAGAAGATGATTGAGACAGTAAGGGAAGCACAGAACGAAAAGCCGGCCAGCCAGAACGTAATGGAGCGCTATGAAGGTCTTTATGTGTATGGTGTGCTGCTGCTCTCGTTCGCTTTGGCTATCGTACCGCCACTTGCTTTTGGTTGGGCATGGGAAGACGCGTTATACAAAGCGATGGTCTTGCTTGTCGTTGCATCCCCTTGTGCGGTCATCGCGTCCATCATGCCAGCGACTCTATCTGCGATGAGCGCATCGGCACGAGAAGGCGTCTTGTTTCGTGGAGGAGATCGATTAGAGCAGCTGAGCAAGGTTACCAGCATCGTGTTTGATAAAACGGGGACATTGACGAAAGGGACCCCAGAGGTGACGCAGCTATGGGTTGCGAATGAGGAGCGCCGAAAGGATATTCTGCTAAATGTTGCTACTATTGAGTCATCCGCTAACCACCCATTAGCGGACGCTATTGTCGACTATATAGGAGAAACTTCTTTGCTTCATGTTGAAACGCTTGAAACGATTCCAGGAAGAGGTGTCTGTGCCAAACTTAATGGAGACAAATGGTGGGTTGGAAACGAAGCATTTCTTGAGGAGAATGGCATCGAAGCGAATAAAACGTTATTCAAAAAGTGGGAGTTGGAAGGACGTACGCTTGTCTATGTAGGCGCTCAAAGCTCTATACAGGCAGTGTTTGCCCTCGAAGATACGTTAAGGGAAGAAGCGGCATCCGCACTGTTGTCTTTGCGTGCTGTTGGTGTTGTGCCCGTATTGCTCACGGGCGACCATTCCCGGAGTGCAGTGGCTGTCGCTAACGCTTTAGGGATAAAAGAGGTGAAGGCGAACTGTTTGCCAGAAGACAAAAGGGCGTACATTCAAGCGAAACAAAAAGAAGGGGAGACCGTTCTTATGGTCGGGGATGGCATCAACGACGCCCCTGCACTTGCTCAGGCAGATATTGGTGTGGCCATGGGCAGCGGCACGGATGTCGCTTTAGAGGTGTCTGACCTTGTGCTAATGAAGGAAGACCTTGAACGATTAGCAACAACCATCCGACGTGCCAAAAAGACAAAGCGTGTGATCCGGCAAAATCTTGGTTTTTCAGCCGCAGTCATTGCATCTCTCATTATTTTCAACCTCTTTCTTGACCTTCAATTGCCGCTTGGTGTCATTGGTCATGAAGGTTCGACGTTACTCGTTATTTTTAACGGTCTACGTCTTCTCAAAGGTGAGGTTGTGGCGCCACGTGTATGGACGAAACGTGAAGAGTGTCAAGGCTGTCCGATTCGTACGCTGGTTGCGGAAGGATAG
- a CDS encoding SIS domain-containing protein, with the protein MIDRYFSGILELHNLVKDREHGAMKEAADQVAKAIEAGKIIHLFGCGHSHILTEEVFYRAGGLVPIHPIFHEPLMLHEGAVTSSSLERKNDYALTFMEEVDIEPGDVMIVLSTSGRNPVPADVALIAKQKGAFVIGITSLTYSKSQPSRHNEGYHLYNAVDLVIDNHAPKGDALLSDDAVDVPFAPTSTVIGATILNAILAEAVGIMAANGFEPPIFLSGNIDGSDERNNALIEKYKARIPLLS; encoded by the coding sequence ATGATAGATCGTTATTTTTCAGGAATCCTAGAGCTTCATAACCTTGTGAAAGATCGTGAGCATGGAGCGATGAAGGAAGCTGCGGATCAAGTTGCTAAAGCGATTGAAGCTGGGAAGATCATTCATCTTTTTGGCTGTGGTCATTCGCATATTCTTACGGAGGAAGTGTTCTATAGGGCTGGTGGGCTCGTTCCCATTCACCCGATTTTCCATGAACCGCTTATGTTGCATGAAGGGGCTGTGACTTCTTCATCGTTAGAACGGAAAAATGATTATGCTCTTACCTTTATGGAAGAGGTCGATATCGAGCCTGGTGACGTAATGATTGTCTTGTCAACGTCCGGGCGCAATCCCGTCCCTGCAGATGTTGCCCTCATTGCTAAACAAAAAGGGGCGTTTGTCATCGGAATAACGTCTCTCACTTATTCAAAAAGCCAGCCTTCGCGTCATAACGAGGGGTACCATTTATACAATGCCGTTGATCTCGTAATCGACAACCACGCACCAAAAGGAGATGCCTTGTTGTCAGACGACGCAGTTGATGTCCCTTTTGCGCCTACGTCAACGGTCATTGGGGCGACAATCTTAAATGCTATTTTGGCCGAAGCTGTAGGGATCATGGCAGCCAACGGCTTTGAACCGCCGATCTTTTTGAGTGGCAATATCGATGGGTCTGACGAACGTAACAATGCATTGATTGAAAAGTACAAAGCACGCATTCCGTTGCTTTCATAA
- a CDS encoding ABC transporter ATP-binding protein has product MSKQKNETLIHVDGLKKHFDVGRGQILKAVDGLTFDIYKGETLGLVGESGCGKSTVGRTMSRLYNPTEGDVLYDGKSVYGAKTQKDKLAMDRKMQMIFQDPYSSLNPRLIVRDIIAEGIDIHKLAKLNKERSDRVTELLETVGLNKEHATRYAHEFSGGQRQRIGIARALAVDPDFIIADEPISALDVSIQAQVVNLMKDLQRDRGLTYLFIAHDLSMVKYISDRVGVMYLGHFAELASSDDLYAEPLHPYTRALLSAIPLADPVAERTRERIVIEGDVPSPVDPPSGCPFRTRCPFAREVCAEVVPQWLEARSNHYVACHIHDPKHADQFRDVAMA; this is encoded by the coding sequence ATGAGCAAGCAAAAAAATGAAACGTTAATTCATGTCGATGGTTTAAAAAAGCACTTTGACGTAGGGCGCGGTCAGATATTAAAAGCTGTTGATGGACTTACCTTTGATATTTATAAAGGGGAGACACTCGGTCTTGTAGGAGAATCTGGTTGTGGTAAATCGACTGTTGGTCGAACGATGAGTCGTCTCTACAATCCTACAGAAGGCGATGTCCTTTACGACGGCAAAAGTGTTTACGGTGCAAAGACACAAAAAGACAAACTCGCCATGGACCGTAAAATGCAAATGATTTTCCAGGATCCTTATTCGTCTTTGAATCCGAGACTAATCGTTCGTGATATTATTGCAGAAGGCATTGATATTCATAAGCTCGCCAAATTGAATAAAGAACGAAGCGATCGAGTCACTGAGTTGCTTGAAACGGTAGGCTTAAACAAAGAGCACGCGACTCGTTATGCCCATGAATTTTCGGGTGGACAACGTCAGCGTATTGGGATTGCACGTGCGTTGGCAGTAGATCCTGATTTTATTATCGCTGATGAACCAATCTCTGCATTGGACGTATCAATCCAAGCACAGGTTGTCAATCTGATGAAGGACCTGCAAAGAGATCGTGGGCTGACGTACCTTTTCATTGCCCATGACTTGTCGATGGTGAAATACATCAGTGACCGTGTTGGAGTTATGTACCTCGGGCATTTTGCTGAGCTTGCGAGTAGTGATGATTTGTACGCTGAACCACTTCACCCTTATACGCGAGCTTTGTTGTCTGCGATCCCACTGGCTGATCCAGTGGCTGAACGTACACGGGAACGTATTGTAATTGAAGGAGATGTGCCAAGTCCGGTTGATCCACCAAGCGGCTGTCCATTCCGAACGCGTTGTCCGTTCGCACGCGAAGTTTGTGCGGAGGTTGTGCCCCAGTGGCTAGAAGCGCGAAGCAATCATTACGTTGCATGTCATATTCATGATCCAAAGCATGCGGATCAATTTAGAGACGTGGCAATGGCGTAA
- a CDS encoding phosphotriesterase family protein, which produces MSFVRTFEGDLPPGELGFTYAHEHIVCRPPYWVERGADDLLLDDPEKSLLDVKDFFSLGGNTIVDATAVDYGRDVLAVRDIGRKTGVQIIGTAGFNKSFLWDAKIPEHLKPHIGDFASFYEWIDQTSVHDLANFVIREVEEGLEGTSIRAGQVKFGTGYNRMTPQEEKTMKAVAIAHHETKAPVHSHTEAGTMGLEQAEWLRREGVDLNNWSVGHMDRNPDPFYHIQMARTGAMLSFDGIAKIKYAPESTRINCILNLVDHGFEDQILISGDTARKTYYKHYDYGLGLEYIISKWKTRFTAEATERGYDAEALVYKFFVQNPARCMTFSK; this is translated from the coding sequence GTGAGCTTGGCTTTACATACGCACATGAGCACATCGTTTGTCGTCCTCCTTACTGGGTTGAGCGTGGAGCTGACGATTTATTGCTTGATGATCCTGAAAAATCGCTCCTTGATGTCAAAGATTTTTTTTCACTTGGTGGCAACACAATTGTCGACGCAACAGCAGTCGATTACGGTCGCGACGTCTTAGCCGTACGTGATATCGGTCGAAAAACTGGTGTACAGATCATCGGTACCGCTGGATTCAACAAAAGCTTTTTGTGGGATGCCAAAATTCCCGAACACCTAAAGCCACATATCGGGGATTTTGCCAGCTTTTACGAATGGATTGACCAGACGAGCGTACATGATCTTGCTAACTTTGTGATCCGTGAAGTTGAAGAAGGGTTAGAAGGAACGTCCATACGCGCAGGACAAGTGAAGTTTGGCACAGGCTATAATCGGATGACGCCTCAGGAAGAGAAAACAATGAAAGCTGTGGCCATTGCGCATCATGAAACAAAGGCACCTGTTCATTCTCACACGGAAGCTGGTACGATGGGGCTTGAGCAAGCGGAATGGCTCCGCCGTGAAGGAGTGGATTTAAACAATTGGAGCGTGGGGCATATGGACCGGAACCCTGACCCCTTCTACCACATCCAAATGGCCAGAACAGGAGCCATGCTTTCATTCGATGGCATTGCCAAAATTAAATATGCCCCAGAGAGCACGCGGATAAATTGTATTCTGAACCTCGTTGATCATGGATTTGAAGATCAGATTTTAATCAGTGGCGATACGGCTAGAAAGACATACTACAAGCACTACGACTATGGGCTTGGTCTTGAGTATATTATTAGCAAATGGAAAACCCGCTTTACCGCAGAAGCAACCGAACGTGGCTATGATGCCGAAGCCCTTGTGTATAAATTTTTTGTGCAGAATCCTGCACGTTGCATGACATTTTCCAAGTAA
- a CDS encoding S-layer homology domain-containing protein — MMKKSSQFLLAVLIVFVVGNTVSPATANAAFSDVSSNHWAKKAITWGDNNNYIKGINKENTLFAPNRLLTRAQWFAMLFRYLEPIQFQSPVEPKAWSSSVLETAVYYGYPILASFRGHIDYSVMNAPINRVEAADTIVYSYEAKTFWYESETVNWMYDKGIAKGMGTKRTLESYAPFESMTRAEGIQLLYQLEQASMADVRTSRFQPNEAVFYVTFPRQLQKLRRTNASNESVSQSKNDLLYVLNQMEDQMDSRTTSTLKNEVNRIKTVLQLLDKLQPHADSSDTAKQVYRSSLTALRAYDRFVSYKNQQQLTDYYQLQDEAFKGLSTQL, encoded by the coding sequence ATGATGAAAAAATCGTCTCAATTTTTGCTTGCTGTTTTAATCGTTTTCGTTGTGGGCAATACGGTGTCACCAGCGACGGCCAATGCGGCTTTCAGCGACGTCTCATCGAACCACTGGGCCAAAAAGGCGATCACATGGGGGGACAATAACAATTACATAAAAGGTATAAACAAAGAGAATACCTTGTTTGCCCCGAATCGTTTATTAACGCGAGCACAGTGGTTTGCCATGCTCTTTCGCTACTTAGAACCGATCCAATTCCAGTCGCCAGTTGAACCAAAGGCATGGTCATCGAGTGTTTTAGAAACAGCTGTGTATTATGGGTACCCGATTCTTGCCTCTTTTAGAGGACATATTGACTATTCTGTCATGAATGCGCCGATCAATCGAGTGGAAGCGGCAGACACCATTGTTTACAGCTATGAAGCGAAGACATTTTGGTATGAGTCTGAGACCGTCAATTGGATGTATGACAAAGGAATTGCCAAAGGGATGGGGACAAAGCGAACATTAGAATCGTATGCTCCGTTCGAGTCAATGACTCGTGCAGAAGGGATCCAACTTTTGTACCAGCTGGAGCAGGCGTCGATGGCGGATGTGAGAACGAGCCGTTTCCAACCAAATGAGGCTGTTTTTTACGTCACATTCCCACGTCAGCTGCAAAAGCTTCGTCGCACGAATGCAAGCAATGAGAGTGTTAGCCAATCGAAAAACGATCTCTTGTACGTGCTCAACCAAATGGAAGACCAAATGGATAGTCGTACAACTAGTACGCTGAAGAACGAGGTGAACCGCATTAAGACGGTTCTGCAGCTTTTAGACAAGCTCCAGCCTCATGCCGACAGCAGCGACACAGCAAAGCAAGTGTACAGAAGCAGCCTTACCGCATTACGTGCTTACGATCGCTTCGTTTCCTACAAAAACCAACAGCAGCTCACAGATTATTATCAGCTGCAGGACGAAGCATTTAAAGGGCTGTCTACACAACTATGA
- a CDS encoding TVP38/TMEM64 family protein, with the protein MKSNKLYIWIALILVIALVLLYLNHTIFHWSPESIRDWLLQFGAWAPIVFMIIYTIRPLTLFPSSVLSITAGLAFGTWFGALYALIGVTSGAILSFWITRRFGKSIRRKQWADTLENIQEKVDQNGFLYVLTFRVMPLNFDLVSYAASMTKVSIGSYIAATLIGILPATLAYTFVGGQLVDNPWVVLFMVIGVAILGIIYFWAKKHVSFLQVTSNKNKDM; encoded by the coding sequence TTGAAATCGAACAAACTTTACATTTGGATAGCGCTTATTTTGGTCATCGCGCTGGTGCTTCTCTATTTAAATCATACAATCTTTCATTGGTCACCGGAGAGTATCCGTGACTGGCTTTTGCAGTTTGGTGCATGGGCGCCTATCGTATTTATGATCATCTATACGATTCGCCCACTGACTCTGTTCCCGTCATCAGTGCTCTCAATTACGGCTGGTCTTGCGTTTGGCACTTGGTTCGGCGCTCTGTATGCACTCATCGGAGTGACTTCTGGTGCCATTCTATCCTTTTGGATCACGCGGCGCTTTGGCAAAAGCATTCGCCGGAAGCAATGGGCGGATACTTTAGAGAATATCCAGGAGAAAGTTGATCAAAACGGATTTCTTTACGTATTGACATTTCGAGTAATGCCCTTGAATTTTGATCTTGTCAGCTATGCTGCTAGCATGACAAAAGTATCTATTGGTTCCTACATTGCCGCGACGTTGATTGGCATTCTTCCCGCCACCTTGGCCTATACCTTTGTTGGTGGTCAGCTTGTTGATAATCCATGGGTAGTCCTGTTCATGGTCATTGGCGTTGCTATTCTAGGAATAATCTATTTCTGGGCAAAAAAACATGTGTCCTTTTTACAGGTTACCTCAAACAAAAATAAAGATATGTGA